TTCGTTGAGTTTTGCATCAAAAAGTAATCCAACTAGTTTTCCTTTTTCTTTTAAAATTGATTGCATTTTTTCTGCATATTTTGGTCTTAATTCTGGGTTTATGGCACAGAAAAAAGTTTGTTCAATTACTAAATCAAAGTTTTTTTCTACATCGAAAAAGTTAGCAAGGATTAATTGTGATGTCGGAAAATCTGGAACTCTTTTTTTAATATTATCTAAAGCAATTTGAGATACGTCTACCACAAAAACATTTTTAAAACCTTGGTTATAAAGATATTCTGCTTCGTGAGAATTACCTCCACCAGGAATTAAAATTTTCAATTCCTTGTTTTCTATTTGATCAAAATAGGTTTTTAGTGGTGGAGAAACTTCGCCTAAATCCCAACCAATTTTGTTGTTTTTATATTTATTATTCCAAAAATTTGCTGATAAATCCATATATTAATATTTTCTTCATAAAAACACCTGCTTTTTATAAAAACAGGTGCTTTCCCCAACTAACTATAAAAACTAACTAAAACTTTTAATAATTTTTATCAAATCGTTTTTTTGAAGTGCCCCAGATTGTTTCCAAACTTCTTTGCCTTGTTTATACAATACAAATGTTGGTACACCTCTCACTTGGTACTTTGCAGCTAAAGCTTGGTTTTTATCAACATCAATTTTAATGATTGAAATTGCATCACCCAAAACATCTTTTACTTCTTTTAAAATTGGACTCATGGTTTTACAAGGGCCACACCATTCTGCAAAAAAGTCTACTAAAACTGGTGTATCTTGATTTATTATTTCTGAAAATTTACTCATAATTTAAATTCATTTATTTTGAAAGCTTTCCAGTTGCACAACTTACAAATGATTTTGCTTTTGATGAAAAAGAATTAGCATCCTCTATTGATGGATATCCTAAGTTTTTCAACTTTTCTTTCACTTTAAAAGCATCTTCTTCATTTGAATACTCAAAGGAAACTTTACTTTGCTCTACATTTACTTGTAATTTACTTACATTTTTTATGGTTGCTAATTTTGTAGAAATTGTGTGTGCACAACCTCCGCATTTTAAATTTTGTACTAAAATTGAAGTTTTCATAATTTACCTATAGTTAAGAATTCCACCTTTCAAATCATAGATTTCTTTAAAACCTAATTTTGATAATTTTTTAGAAGCTCTTTTGCTTCTAGCTCCACTTCTACAATACAAATAAACTGGTTTGACTTTATCTAATTTATCAGCCTCTGTTGAAAATTCTCCCGAGAAAATATCAATATTTTTAGCTTTATTAATACAACCAGATTTATATTCGTTAGCAGTTCTTACATCTATTAATTGTACCTTTTTATTAGAAACAGCTTGTTTAAAAGTTGAAGCATCTAAAACTTTTATATTATTATTGGTTTCTGAATTTATACCAAAAAGGTATTTCAAAATTGTTATCATTAAAAAATAGTTTTATTATTTACGTACTCAAAGATAAATAATTAACGTATTTTTTTTGGTAACATAAGTTACACTAGCCTTAAAAGAAGTTAAAAATTATTCTAGAAAAATTATACTATTTACAATTCTAAAACTCTAATACTGTTTCTAAATAATTTTATTTTATGCTCATTTTCGAGCTTTTTTAAAAGTCTAGAAACAACAACTCTTGAGGTATGTAAATCTTCAGCAATATGTTTGTGTGTGGTGGCTAGCTCATCATTATTATTCACCATTGCTTTGTCTTTTAAGTATTTAAAAATGCGTTCGTCCATTTTTAAAAAAGCAATTGTATCTACAGCTTGCAAAAGCTCTTCCACTCTGTTATGATAACTTTGTAATATAAAAGATTGCCAAGTTTTATAAGTGCTTAGCCAATCTGTCATTTTTTCTTTTGGTAAAAGAATTAACTCAACATCTGTTTCTGCAACAGCTCTAATTTTACTTTTAGTTTGCCCCATGCAACAAGAAAGTGTCATGGCACAAGTATCTCCTTTTTCTAAATAATATAAAACTAATTCATCTCCATTTTCGTCTTCTCTTAAGATTTTTATGGCACCAGAAATTAGCAAAGGCATCGATTTTATAAAATCTCCTAATTCTATGATTGTAGTATCAGCAAAAAACTTTTTAGGAATACCAATTTGTGCAATTTCTTCAATTAAATCTTGCTCAAATAAATAGCCAAAATTAAGTTGTAAATCACTTTTCATTTCAAAATATAATTTAACTATAAATTTAATGAAATGATTTGAAAGCCCCTAAAAAAGTGTTGCTAAATATCTTGCTTCTCTTTTGCTTTTTTATCAGTATTCATCAACATAAAAACTGCTGCAACCAAACCGATTACAACTAACACAAAAAAACCAATTACAATGGTTCCATTTAGCCAAGAAACAAGTGGAATGTTTAAAAAATTCATAAAGCGTTTAATTTAGAGCGTAAAATTAAAGCTTATCAGATTCTTAAATTATGATAAAAGTCAGTTTCTTAAAATTTGATATTCATAATATCGCCACTTAATTGCAATAATTGAAGCTCAATTAATTTCGCGTCAAACTTGGCGTTGTTATAAGCTGTTTTAGAATTGATCAAGTTAATTTGTGCTTGTCTAAACTCTACAGAAGTTATTTGACCCAATTTAAAACGCTCTTGAGTTCTATCGAAATTATTTTGATTTGTAAGCACATTTTGCTCTTGTGCAGTTAAAATAAATAATTGATTATTGTAGTTTTCCCAAGTGTTTTTTAAATTATTTTCGATGTTTACTTTTTGTTGCTCTAATAATATTTGCTGATTATCTAAAGCTATTTTTGCATTGGCAACTCGTGTTTTTGTACTTCCACCATCAAAAATATTCCACGTTAAATTGATGCCTGCATTTAAACCATCAGAAGTAATTAATTTTGCCCCAAAAGGGTTAATTAAATTTTCGTTTTCTGTTCTGTTAAATCCATAAGAAGCATTAAAACCTAATGATGGTAAAAAGTTTGCTTTGTTTATTTTAATGTTAAATTCACTAATGGCAATATTGGTTTCTCCTTGTTTTAGAAGTGCATTATTGGCTAATGTTTTATCTTTTAAATCGCCATAATTCAACATGGTATTATAATCAACTTCTGTTTCTACCACATAATTAATATCTTCTTTAGCCCCTAAAATTACATTTAAACCACGTTTTGCAGTATTTAATTGTTGCTTGGCAGTAATTAAACTAATACTATCATTATTTACATCTACTTGAGCATTTAAATACTCTAATCTTGTAGATTGCCCATAATCATATTGATATTGTGCGCGTTTTAACCTTGTTTTAGAAATGGTTAAAGCTTCAGACAAGTTATTGGTATTTTCTGACAAACGTGCAATTTGAAAATACGTTGTAAATAACTGTAAATAGGTATTCTCGATAGTTTCTCTAGCTTGTACTTCTGTTAAATTATAGGTTTTTTGTAATTGTTGGTAATTGTATTTTCTGCCTAAACCATCAAAAATTGTATAGTTTACACCTAAGGATGCACTATATGTTTTTGTTACAACTCCATTTCCTGAAATCTCTGCGTCATTGCCTGTATCTCTATCAGTAAATATAAGACTTTGATTGTTTCTTCTATAATCTGCACCCGATGTTAAAGCCACAGTTGGTAAAGCACCTCTGTTATAAATACTTGTATTATTTTCGGCAACTTCTAAATTATTATAGGCAATTTTAATCCCGAAATTATTTTCTAAAGCTATGGCTAATGCTTCTTCTTTGGTTAAAATTTCTTGTGCAGAAACTTGTATCGAAAGTAAAAAACAACCGAATAAAATTAGTTTATTAATGTTCATTTTCATCGTATTTAGAATCTATAA
The DNA window shown above is from Polaribacter sp. Hel_I_88 and carries:
- a CDS encoding methyltransferase domain-containing protein yields the protein MDLSANFWNNKYKNNKIGWDLGEVSPPLKTYFDQIENKELKILIPGGGNSHEAEYLYNQGFKNVFVVDVSQIALDNIKKRVPDFPTSQLILANFFDVEKNFDLVIEQTFFCAINPELRPKYAEKMQSILKEKGKLVGLLFDAKLNEDHPPFGGNKEEYLDYFESYFTLNIFTECYNSYPNRQGMELFISLIKK
- the trxA gene encoding thioredoxin; protein product: MSKFSEIINQDTPVLVDFFAEWCGPCKTMSPILKEVKDVLGDAISIIKIDVDKNQALAAKYQVRGVPTFVLYKQGKEVWKQSGALQKNDLIKIIKSFS
- a CDS encoding heavy-metal-associated domain-containing protein encodes the protein MKTSILVQNLKCGGCAHTISTKLATIKNVSKLQVNVEQSKVSFEYSNEEDAFKVKEKLKNLGYPSIEDANSFSSKAKSFVSCATGKLSK
- a CDS encoding rhodanese-like domain-containing protein; this encodes MITILKYLFGINSETNNNIKVLDASTFKQAVSNKKVQLIDVRTANEYKSGCINKAKNIDIFSGEFSTEADKLDKVKPVYLYCRSGARSKRASKKLSKLGFKEIYDLKGGILNYR
- a CDS encoding Crp/Fnr family transcriptional regulator, giving the protein MKSDLQLNFGYLFEQDLIEEIAQIGIPKKFFADTTIIELGDFIKSMPLLISGAIKILREDENGDELVLYYLEKGDTCAMTLSCCMGQTKSKIRAVAETDVELILLPKEKMTDWLSTYKTWQSFILQSYHNRVEELLQAVDTIAFLKMDERIFKYLKDKAMVNNNDELATTHKHIAEDLHTSRVVVSRLLKKLENEHKIKLFRNSIRVLEL
- a CDS encoding TolC family protein, with product MNINKLILFGCFLLSIQVSAQEILTKEEALAIALENNFGIKIAYNNLEVAENNTSIYNRGALPTVALTSGADYRRNNQSLIFTDRDTGNDAEISGNGVVTKTYSASLGVNYTIFDGLGRKYNYQQLQKTYNLTEVQARETIENTYLQLFTTYFQIARLSENTNNLSEALTISKTRLKRAQYQYDYGQSTRLEYLNAQVDVNNDSISLITAKQQLNTAKRGLNVILGAKEDINYVVETEVDYNTMLNYGDLKDKTLANNALLKQGETNIAISEFNIKINKANFLPSLGFNASYGFNRTENENLINPFGAKLITSDGLNAGINLTWNIFDGGSTKTRVANAKIALDNQQILLEQQKVNIENNLKNTWENYNNQLFILTAQEQNVLTNQNNFDRTQERFKLGQITSVEFRQAQINLINSKTAYNNAKFDAKLIELQLLQLSGDIMNIKF